In a single window of the Neodiprion virginianus isolate iyNeoVirg1 chromosome 1, iyNeoVirg1.1, whole genome shotgun sequence genome:
- the LOC124296703 gene encoding PI-PLC X domain-containing protein 3 isoform X2 → MTYTISRKGEIGPDGPKFLRHLGCFKMLAKPVIFNWSITQHDDIKAQLNGGIRYLDLRVARKDGVNEICFLHGLYGAAVEEPLEDIADWLTSHPGEVVILDFQHFYQFNDSLHNMLINIIERTFKGKLCPIFPSFTHISLQWLALEKYQVFVIYRNVAVMNHTNFWFSSLWVTPWPNTVNPVHLIKFLDESLESRNPRTGFVSQCLLTPDTFYVVKHVFGNLERDLVDVCRNNTLPWIRNKKPGSDGLNIVISDFVSYNDFLFAKTVIQRNVEMLKVSSKQISGKYIEVQSKS, encoded by the coding sequence ATGACCTACACAATTTCGCGGAAAGGTGAGATTGGACCCGATGGACCAAAATTCTTGAGGCACTTGGGCTGCTTCAAGATGCTAGCGAAGCCAGTCATATTCAATTGGTCGATAACGCAACATGACGACATCAAAGCCCAACTCAACGGAGGAATTCGTTACCTCGACCTGCGAGTGGCAAGAAAAGATGGTGTAaatgaaatatgttttttACACGGATTGTATGGAGCTGCGGTTGAGGAACCACTTGAAGATATTGCTGATTGGCTTACGTCGCATCCTGGCGAAGTTGTGATTCTTGATTTCCAacatttttaccaattcaacGATTCTCTCCACAATAtgctaataaatattattgaaagAACATTCAAAGGAAAACTGTGTCCAATCTTTCCAAGCTTTACTCACATTTCTCTGCAGTGGCTTGCCTTAGAAAAGTACCAAGTATTCGTAATATATAGAAATGTGGCTGTGATGAATCACACTAATTTTTGGTTCAGTAGTTTATGGGTGACTCCATGGCCAAATACGGTCAACCCGGTACACcttattaaatttttggaCGAATCACTAGAATCTAGAAATCCAAGAACTGGTTTTGTTTCCCAATGTTTACTTACACCAGATACTTTCTATGTTGTGAAGCATGTTTTTGGAAACTTAGAAAGAGATTTAGTCGATGTTTGTAGAAATAATACTTTACCATGGATACGCAATAAGAAACCGGGCAGCGACGGATTGAACATAGTGATATCCGATTTTGTGTCgtacaatgattttttatttgcaaaaacTGTAATTCAGCGTAATGTTGAAATGTTAAAAGTATCTAGCAAACAAATCTCTGGAAAATACATAGAGGTTCAATCTAAATCATAG
- the LOC124296693 gene encoding kinesin-like protein KIF3B, translated as MEKSDKTLKKRSARSLAMDGGTQCVQVVVRCRPMDEKETARGHTRVVDVVPSRGVVEIRNPREDPSKDNVKVFTFDAVYDWHSRQQDLYEETVRPLVSSVLDGFNGTIFAYGQTGTGKTFTMEGIRADPERRGIIPRSFDHIFSHISRTENMQYLVRASYLEIYQEEIRDLLHRDQSLRFELKEKPDTGVFVKDLSTSVCKSAAEIQQLMNMGNQNRTIGATNMNEHSSRSHAIFLITIEMGTIGDSAGIRVGRLNLVDLAGSERQSKTGASGERLKEASKINLSLSALGNVISALVDGKTTHIPYRDSKLTRLLQDSLGGNSKTIMVANIGPASYNYDESLTTLRYANRAKNIKNKPRINEDPKDALLRQYQEEINRLKEKLALKETVQRKKRKSKKKKEDGSPDSDSETEDSRDDNKVTEADKKLIAELLKTEKQETEFLVLRIKDLESKMLCGGKNIIDHTNEQQKALEQRAIEIAERKKREVEMQQKLEEEEVTTSGVRETYTTLQQEVDVKSRKLRKCFAKLQALKQELHDVTGEFNRDRRDLEETQNELIKELKLKYLIIDNFIPVEEKHKILSRVRFDEDEDCWVVKEPEPSSVDLIKRPTSVPGARRPISEYAKIALAMGKGHRYAGENILNLELDMPPRTTLDYQGPVIAPTIQAVLEEALRDEGDIDVDASDARLRSKPRLQSAKVRPRSVVNKVQQIPTPVYPKTRGLVPK; from the coding sequence ATGGAGAAGTCAGACAAAACCCTGAAAAAACGCAGCGCCAGATCCCTTGCGATGGATGGTGGGACACAGTGTGTTCAAGTCGTCGTACGATGCAGACCAATGGACGAAAAGGAGACAGCCAGAGGACACACCAGAGTTGTAGACGTCGTTCCATCCCGAGGAGTAGTGGAGATCCGAAATCCCCGCGAAGATCCGTCCAAGGATAACGTCAAAGTGTTTACATTTGATGCCGTTTACGACTGGCACTCAAGACAGCAGGACTTGTACGAGGAAACTGTTCGGCCCTTGGTTTCTTCCGTATTGGACGGTTTCAACGGGACAATATTTGCCTACGGGCAAACTGGAACAGGGAAAACTTTTACAATGGAAGGCATTAGGGCGGATCCTGAACGGCGAGGAATCATCCCAAGGTCATTCGATCACATTTTCAGCCACATTAGTAGAACAGAAAATATGCAGTATCTGGTTCGTGCGAGCTACCTGGAAATTTATCAAGAAGAAATAAGGGACCTCTTGCATCGTGATCAAAGCCTGAGGTTCGAACTAAAGGAAAAACCAGACACCGGAGTTTTTGTAAAGGATCTATCAACTTCTGTGTGCAAAAGTGCAGCTGAAATTCAACAACTGATGAACATGGGGAATCAGAATAGAACAATCGGAGCTACCAACATGAATGAGCATAGCTCCAGGTCtcatgcaatttttttaataaccaTAGAAATGGGGACCATCGGAGACAGCGCTGGGATCAGGGTTGGCAGACTAAATTTAGTCGATTTAGCAGGCAGCGAAAGACAAAGTAAGACTGGCGCGAGTGGCGAGAGATTAAAGGAAGctagtaaaattaatttaagtCTATCCGCGCTCGGTAATGTGATCTCTGCGTTGGTTGATGGTAAAACGACGCATATTCCGTATCGGGACTCAAAACTCACGAGACTTTTGCAAGATTCACTTGGGGGAAATTCTAAGACTATTATGGTAGCTAATATAGGACCGGCAAGCTATAACTATGATGAGAGTCTTACGACTTTACGATACGCAAATCGAgcaaagaatattaaaaataaaccgaGAATCAACGAGGATCCTAAAGATGCTTTGTTGAGGCAATATCAAGAGGAAATAAATCGGCTTAAAGAAAAACTTGCACTGAAAGAAACAGTACAGCGTAAGAAGAGgaaatcaaagaagaagaaagaagatggAAGTCCGGATTCAGATTCTGAAACAGAAGACAGCAGAGATGATAATAAAGTTACTGAAGCTGACAAGAAACTGATTGCAGAActtttgaaaactgaaaaacagGAGACTGAATTTTTAGTCCTCAGAATAAAAGATCTGGAAAGTAAAATGCTTTGCggtggtaaaaatattattgatcaCACAAACGAGCAGCAAAAAGCTCTCGAACAAAGAGCTATAGAAATTGCAGAGCGTAAAAAACGAGAAGTGGAAATGCAGCAAAAGTTAGAAGAGGAGGAGGTCACTACCTCTGGCGTCAGAGAAACATATACAACTCTGCAGCAAGAAGTGGATGTGAAAtctagaaaattgagaaaatgttTTGCCAAGCTTCAAGCGCTGAAACAGGAACTGCACGACGTCACCGGAGAATTCAACAGAGATCGAAGGGATCTAGAGGAAACGcaaaatgaattaattaagGAGTTGAAGCTAAAGTACCTCATtatcgataattttattccagtTGAAGAGAAGCACAAAATTCTCTCCAGAGTACGATTTGACGAGGATGAAGATTGTTGGGTTGTAAAAGAGCCCGAACCTTCAAGCGTTGATCTTATAAAACGGCCCACATCCGTCCCTGGTGCTCGCAGACCGATATCGGAATATGCAAAAATTGCCCTTGCTATGGGGAAAGGTCATCGTTATGCCGGAGAAAATATCTTGAACTTGGAATTGGATATGCCGCCTAGAACAACGCTGGATTATCAGGGCCCGGTGATAGCTCCAACGATTCAAGCTGTTCTTGAAGAAGCGTTGCGTGACGAAGGTGACATTGACGTAGATGCTTCCGATGCAAGACTCAGATCTAAGCCACGCCTACAATCGGCAAAAGTTCGTCCTAGAAGCGTTGTTAATAAGGTTCAGCAGATACCAACGCCAGTTTACCCTAAAACTAGAGGACTAGTACCCAAGTAG
- the LOC124296692 gene encoding PAT complex subunit CCDC47-like isoform X4, protein MRLWLVALHIALVGTNLWVTAHFQEELPEDNEFAEFEDFEEEKPNLGVPDDLVEQFSEAELTDGFEEDDVLVEDGDSEFDHFQDEEEFEGLDATGINAGPKSDEPSTLTITKVPLHLRARWDSFYLEILMVAGLLVYFINYIAGRSKNCRIAETWLNDHKQLLLDNFSLVGDTGKLNDEVSENGLLKESESQYSLYCSGRVGCESMLIELKLIKRQDLVAVLAQLVRPQNDQVHFNIELPKDDVDTFVLAIAAKRTATHLVRDMADVCVYCPEKRPGEKFGLPVGFYVMSEIAEAASAILDTRVLQAFTKYAPYIDYIHISDQFSGPKQQEDASQLNMPEVKRVLLVGLNINIKGRTSTPEAQEQMRPLLQLTFYLLDKLRRFKLSKEGKNKADKNRLRVEEAFLKTTHAARAEAAAQRREDRRRAEKERILQEEDPDKQRKWEEKEQRRLAKKRAPRMKQLKVKAL, encoded by the exons ATGAGGCTGTGGTTGGTAGCGCTACATATAGCGCTTGTTGGTACAAATTTATGGGTGACAGCACACTTCCAAGAGGAGCTACCCGAAGACAATGAATTTGCAGAATTTGAGGATTTTGAGGAAGAAAAACCAAACCTTGGCGTGCCTGATGATTTAGTCGAACAATTTAGTGAGGCTGAATTAACTGATGGATTCGAAGAAGACGACGTACTAGTCGAAGACGGAGATAGCGAGTTTGATCATTTCCAAGATGAGGAAGAATTTGAAGGATTAGATGCAACCGGAATCAACGCTGGCCCTAAATCAGACGAGCCATCTACGTTAACGATCACAAAAGTTCCGCTTCACCTGCGCGCAAGATGGGATAGTTTCTATTTAGAGATTCTTATGGTTGCTGGGCTACTTGTTTATTTCATAAATTACATAGCTGGTAGATCTAAAAATTGTAGGATTGCCGAAACATGGTTGAATGACCATAAACAGTTGCTCCTAGACAATTTTTCATTGGTGGGTGACACTGGCAAACTGAATGATGAAGTCTCTGAAAACGGATTACTCAAAGAAAGCGAATCTCAGTATAGTTTATACTGCTCTGGTAGAGTAGGATGTGAATCAATGTTGATAGAATTGAAGTTGATCAAGAGGCAAGATCTGGTTGCAGTACTGGCACAACTAGTAAGACCACAAAACGATCAGGTACACTTTAATATTGAATTGCCAAAAGATGATGTAGACACTTTTGTCTTAGCCATTGCGGCAAAGAGAACAGCCACGCATTTAGTAAGAGATATGGCAGATGTATGCGTTTATTGCCCTGAGAAGCGGCCTGGAGAAAAGTTTGGTCTTCCAGTTGGATTCTATGTTATGTCAGAAATTGCTGAGGCAGCATCTGCTATCTTGGATACCAGAGTATTACAAGCATTTACAAAATATGCTCCATATATCGATTATATTCATATTAGCGACCAATTCAGTGGACCCAAACAACAGGA AGATGCGTCGCAACTTAACATGCCTGAAGTAAAGAGGGTTCTTCTAGTTGGACTTAATATCAACATCAAAGGTCGAACATCTACTCCCGAAGCACAGGAGCAAATGCGACCATTGCTGCAGCTGACATTTTATCTGTTGGATAAATTACGTCGATTTAAATTATCCAAAGAG GGAAAAAATAAGGCTGACAAAAATCGTTTGCGAGTGGAGGAAGCTTTTCTAAAGACAACACATGCGGCCCGAGCTGAAGCGGCCGCGCAACGTCGTGAAGATCGCAGAAGagcagaaaaagaaagaattctACAGGAAGAAGATCCTGACAAGCAAAGAAAGTGGGAGGAAAAAGAGCAGCGGAGGCTCGCTAAAAAACGTGCACCGAGAATGAAACAACTTAAAGTTAAGGCATTGTGA
- the LOC124296703 gene encoding PI-PLC X domain-containing protein 3 isoform X1 — MQNIDDAPPEETAIYKNLEFWMSDLPPQLKTLPINHLAIPGSHDTMTYTISRKGEIGPDGPKFLRHLGCFKMLAKPVIFNWSITQHDDIKAQLNGGIRYLDLRVARKDGVNEICFLHGLYGAAVEEPLEDIADWLTSHPGEVVILDFQHFYQFNDSLHNMLINIIERTFKGKLCPIFPSFTHISLQWLALEKYQVFVIYRNVAVMNHTNFWFSSLWVTPWPNTVNPVHLIKFLDESLESRNPRTGFVSQCLLTPDTFYVVKHVFGNLERDLVDVCRNNTLPWIRNKKPGSDGLNIVISDFVSYNDFLFAKTVIQRNVEMLKVSSKQISGKYIEVQSKS, encoded by the exons ATGCAGAACATCGACGATGCTCCGCCCGAAGAGACCGCGATTTACAAAAATCTCGAATTCTGGATGTCCGATCTCCCGCCACAGTTGAAAACATTACCCATAAATCATCTGGCCATACCCG GTTCACATGATACAATGACCTACACAATTTCGCGGAAAGGTGAGATTGGACCCGATGGACCAAAATTCTTGAGGCACTTGGGCTGCTTCAAGATGCTAGCGAAGCCAGTCATATTCAATTGGTCGATAACGCAACATGACGACATCAAAGCCCAACTCAACGGAGGAATTCGTTACCTCGACCTGCGAGTGGCAAGAAAAGATGGTGTAaatgaaatatgttttttACACGGATTGTATGGAGCTGCGGTTGAGGAACCACTTGAAGATATTGCTGATTGGCTTACGTCGCATCCTGGCGAAGTTGTGATTCTTGATTTCCAacatttttaccaattcaacGATTCTCTCCACAATAtgctaataaatattattgaaagAACATTCAAAGGAAAACTGTGTCCAATCTTTCCAAGCTTTACTCACATTTCTCTGCAGTGGCTTGCCTTAGAAAAGTACCAAGTATTCGTAATATATAGAAATGTGGCTGTGATGAATCACACTAATTTTTGGTTCAGTAGTTTATGGGTGACTCCATGGCCAAATACGGTCAACCCGGTACACcttattaaatttttggaCGAATCACTAGAATCTAGAAATCCAAGAACTGGTTTTGTTTCCCAATGTTTACTTACACCAGATACTTTCTATGTTGTGAAGCATGTTTTTGGAAACTTAGAAAGAGATTTAGTCGATGTTTGTAGAAATAATACTTTACCATGGATACGCAATAAGAAACCGGGCAGCGACGGATTGAACATAGTGATATCCGATTTTGTGTCgtacaatgattttttatttgcaaaaacTGTAATTCAGCGTAATGTTGAAATGTTAAAAGTATCTAGCAAACAAATCTCTGGAAAATACATAGAGGTTCAATCTAAATCATAG